In Musa acuminata AAA Group cultivar baxijiao chromosome BXJ2-8, Cavendish_Baxijiao_AAA, whole genome shotgun sequence, one genomic interval encodes:
- the LOC103973972 gene encoding NDR1/HIN1-like protein 13, which translates to MAEQALSCTPPRPTSTAVTLHVPPPAEADKSDKETTLQNGTYVVQVPKDQIYRVPPPENAHLAEQYRNRDKNERRSPCLGCLKWILGAVLLVLLLAIVITGVILVTVRPGSPTFTVQRLSVNSSPHTTTKGSHPKPECDFTMRVRNPSKGMGFSYEAGGKTVVLHKGVHIAAGTTPALVQGPKNTTTFRLVLHGSNMLLTKVIDMSLKGSKDVIPLELAAEFTVKPRVGGVELGVMSMYVTCDVRVRRLVKEARILSQECKTNLQQ; encoded by the coding sequence ATGGCGGAGCAGGCGCTGTCCTGCACACCGCCTCGGCCAACATCTACCGCCGTTACTCTCCATGTCCCTCCTCCTGCCGAAGCGGACAAGTCCGATAAGGAGACCACGCTCCAGAACGGAACCTACGTCGTTCAAGTCcccaaggaccagatataccgcgTCCCGCCGCCGGAGAATGCCCACTTGGCCGAGCAGTACCGCAACAGGGACAAAAACGAGCGGCGAAGCCCGTGCCTCGGCTGCTTGAAATGGATCCTCGGCGCCGTCCTCCTCGTCCTTCTCCTCGCCATAGTGATTACCGGCGTGATCTTGGTCACCGTGAGGCCTGGAAGTCCCACGTTCACGGTCCAACGCCTCTCCGTGAACAGCTCGCCGCACACCACCACCAAAGGATCTCACCCGAAGCCGGAGTGCGATTTCACCATGCGTGTTCGAAATCCAAGTAAGGGGATGGGGTTCTCCTACGAGGCCGGTGGAAAGACCGTCGTCCTCCATAAAGGTGTCCACATTGCAGCTGGAACGACGCCGGCGCTCGTCCAAGGGCCCAAGAACACGACCACCTTTCGACTGGTTCTTCATGGCTCCAACATGTTGCTTACGAAAGTGATCGACATGAGTCTAAAGGGATCCAAGGACGTCATTCCGCTCGAGCTAGCAGCTGAGTTCACGGTGAAGCCTAGGGTCGGAGGGGTGGAACTGGGGGTGATGAGCATGTACGTAACCTGTGATGTTCGAGTAAGAAGACTGGTGAAAGAGGCACGTATATTGTCCCAAGAGTGTAAGACCAACCTTCAACAATGA
- the LOC135619364 gene encoding uncharacterized protein LOC135619364, with amino-acid sequence MGNNKKRKEKNHKKKKRKATAEQKLALRYVHEWAFRDSPPASPAGDAPDDFAPQSSHKIVDPVVFELHCHSNHSDGFLSPSAVVERAHSNGVKVLALTDHDTMAGIPEATETAQKYGMRIIPGVEISAIYSPRHEPGAGDLVHILAYYGSSGPSRPEDLDNLLLNIRDGRYLRAKNMLLKLNKLKVPIKWEHVTKIAGDGVAPGRVHIARALVEAGHVENLREAFNRYLYDGGPAYAMGNEPFAEEVVQLICQTGGIAALAHPWALKNPITVIRSLKTAGLHAMEVYRSDGKAAGFGELADTYKLIKLGGSDYHGRGGHDESELGTVSLPLATVYQFLKMARPIWCNAMKDILQSFAKDPSDANIEKITRFGIPKKSKVCHTVNCGKDIVDLCLSSWLTSDEKEENEFQAIRLMLADTLISNGVVKVFG; translated from the exons ATGGGGAACAACaagaagagaaaggagaagaaccacaagaagaagaagaggaaggcgaCGGCCGAGCAGAAACTGGCGCTCAGATACGTCCACGAGTGGGCCTTCCGCGACTCTCCTCCTGCTTCTCCCGCCGGCGACGCTCCGGATGATTTCGCGCCGCAATCAAGTCATAAAATCGTCGATCCTGTCGTGTTCGAGCTCCACTGCCATTCCAACCACAGCGACGGCTTCCTGTCGCCGTctgctgtggtggagagagcccaCAGCAACGGG GTGAAGGTTCTTGCTCTTACAGACCATGATACCATGGCTGGCATACCAGAGGCCACAGAAACAGCCCAGAAATATGGGATGAGGATAATTCCTGGTGTTGAAATAAGTGCAATATATTCTCCACG GCACGAACCTGGAGCTGGTGATCTTGTCCATATCCTTGCATATTATGGAAGCTCTGGGCCTTCAAGGCCTGAAGATCTGGATAACTTGTTGTTGAACATCAGAGATGGGCGCTACCTTCGTGCAAAGAATATGCTGCTGAAGTTAAATAAGTTGAAAGTTCCTATTAAGTGGGAACATGTGACCAAGATAGCAGGGGATGGGGTGGCTCCAGGGAGGGTACATATTGCTAGAGCATTGGTTGAAGCTGGTCATGTAGAGAACTTGAGAGAAGCTTTTAACAGATATCTGTATGATGGTGGTCCTGCTTACGCTAT GGGCAATGAACCATTTGCAGAAGAAGTGGTGCAGTTGATTTGTCAGACTGGGGGTATAGCTGCTCTGGCCCACCCATGGGCATTGAAGAACCCAATCACCGTGATTAGGAGCTTGAAAACTGCTGGCCTCCATGCCATGGAGGTATATAGAAGTGATGGGAAGGCTGCTG GATTTGGTGAGTTAGCTGATACGTACAAGCTTATAAAACTTGGAGGATCAGATTATCATGGGAGAGGTGGTCATGATGAGTCTGAGCTGGGGACTGTTAGCCTTCCACTTGCAACCGTATATCAGTTCTTGAAGATGGCTCGGCCCATCTGGTGCAATGCCATGAAAGATATCCTACAAAGTTTCGCAAAGGATCCTTCTGATGCTAATATAGAGAAAATCACAAGGTTTGGGATACCAAAGAAATCAAAAGTGTGTCACACTGTTAATTGTGGTAAAGACATCGTTGATCTATGCCTGTCCTCTTGGCTCACCAGTGATGAAAAGGAGGAAAACGAATTCCAGGCCATCAGGCTGATGCTTGCAGACACTCTCATTAGCAATGGGGTAGTGAAAGTTTTTGGCTAA